In Syntrophomonadaceae bacterium, the DNA window GTTCGGATACCGTTGATCATAGCTTTCTGATGATACCAAAACTGATCCCGGTTAATCTTCCGATCTGCCTGATGGACAACTGTCTTTTTTTAAGCTCTTTGACCACTGCATTTCTCTTTTGCTTCTCAAATGCCTGTATCTCTTGCGGACTTTTTATCTCAGCTATTTTTTGGATTAGTTCAGCTGCTTCCAGATCATTTATCCTGACCCCATGATCAGG includes these proteins:
- a CDS encoding transposase translates to PDHGVRINDLEAAELIQKIAEIKSPQEIQAFEKQKRNAVVKELKKRQLSIRQIGRLTGISFGIIRKL